From Thermoleophilaceae bacterium, the proteins below share one genomic window:
- the argC gene encoding N-acetyl-gamma-glutamyl-phosphate reductase yields MARVAVCGAAGFAGALCAAIVQRHPELELTHVTARSDAGRRHDELYPRYRVSLEMHEFDADAVAEAADAALVAYPHGASAPAVKALRERGVKVVDLSADFRLEQGRYESYYQPHGAPELLEEAVYGLTELHRDAIREAELVAAPGCYPTAAILALHPLRELMRDAIVDAKSGVSGAGREATGTTHFVSVDENVNAYKVEGHRHRAELEQELGEHAPITFTPHLVPLDQGLLASCYVSTDNGMTAEQVRGLFEDEYGHEPFVELADSPPGVRDVRDTNMCRIHATVEPATGRVLVFAAIDNLWKGAAGQAVQDLNLMLGLDETAGLL; encoded by the coding sequence GTGGCTAGGGTCGCGGTATGTGGAGCGGCGGGCTTCGCCGGCGCGCTGTGCGCCGCGATCGTGCAGCGCCACCCCGAGCTCGAGCTCACGCACGTCACCGCGCGCAGCGACGCCGGCAGGCGCCATGACGAGCTCTACCCGCGCTACCGGGTGTCGCTCGAGATGCACGAGTTCGACGCCGACGCGGTGGCCGAGGCGGCCGACGCCGCGCTCGTGGCATACCCGCACGGCGCCTCTGCTCCCGCGGTGAAGGCGCTGCGCGAGCGCGGTGTGAAGGTGGTGGACCTGTCGGCGGACTTCCGCCTCGAGCAGGGCCGCTACGAGAGCTACTACCAGCCGCACGGTGCGCCGGAGCTGCTCGAGGAGGCGGTGTACGGGCTCACCGAGCTGCACCGCGACGCGATCCGGGAGGCCGAGCTCGTGGCCGCGCCCGGCTGCTATCCCACGGCTGCGATCCTCGCGCTCCATCCGCTTCGCGAGCTGATGCGCGACGCGATCGTGGACGCGAAGTCCGGCGTGTCCGGCGCGGGCCGGGAGGCCACGGGCACGACGCACTTCGTGTCGGTGGACGAGAACGTGAACGCCTACAAGGTCGAGGGCCACCGGCACCGCGCCGAGCTCGAGCAGGAACTGGGGGAGCACGCGCCGATCACCTTCACTCCGCATCTGGTGCCGCTCGACCAGGGCCTGCTCGCGAGCTGCTACGTGAGCACGGACAACGGCATGACCGCCGAGCAGGTGCGCGGTCTGTTCGAGGACGAGTACGGCCACGAGCCGTTCGTGGAGCTGGCCGATTCGCCGCCGGGAGTGCGCGACGTGCGCGACACGAACATGTGCCGGATCCACGCGACCGTCGAGCCCGCGACGGGTCGGGTGCTCGTGTTCGCCGCGATCGACAACCTCTGGAAGGGCGCGGCCGGGCAGGCCGTTCAGGACCTGAACCTGATGCTGGGCCTCGACGAGACGGCGGGGCTCCTGTGA